A single region of the Thermococcus zilligii AN1 genome encodes:
- the rlmD gene encoding 23S rRNA (uracil(1939)-C(5))-methyltransferase RlmD, which produces MSPKGRVAGISDDGLGVLEVNGKRFYVPFAYPGDFVEVKKKKHRFERRLALDFELIEGSPLRQGARCPHFGTCGGCLWQGLKYKEQLRLKAELFERIAGIKAEIRGSPKIWGFRNLSNFIVTGGGTGLKEYGNPLGVVNLRECPVFSKRTMEYLRSLREFLEETRLKPWDLSGKSGDIHYLQVREGKFTGEVMVNLIAHLKPSEEVLEAFRGHFSFADSLYWSLKRDTRDDPQGEAELVAGEPYLREKIGDVIYLIHPNSFFQTNSYALPLLLRAVEGFTDGERVLDLYSGVGTFGVWLARKGFGVEGLELNPFAVGMANRNAELNGVDAVFRVGKAEETPVGDYDTVIVDPPRKGLKEAAGLLVKSGVEKIIYVSCNPKAFKLDYEKHLKRAYRIENAVLIDMFPHTPHVEAVVELVGRGFSGTWRERASPRV; this is translated from the coding sequence ATGAGCCCGAAAGGTAGGGTTGCAGGCATCAGCGACGACGGCCTCGGCGTGCTTGAGGTCAACGGGAAAAGATTCTACGTCCCTTTTGCCTATCCCGGCGACTTTGTGGAAGTTAAGAAGAAAAAACACCGCTTTGAAAGGAGACTGGCGCTCGATTTTGAGCTTATCGAGGGGTCTCCCCTGAGACAGGGGGCGAGATGCCCCCACTTTGGAACCTGCGGCGGTTGCCTCTGGCAGGGGCTGAAGTATAAGGAGCAGCTCAGGCTAAAGGCGGAGCTTTTTGAGAGGATCGCCGGGATAAAAGCCGAAATCAGGGGTTCGCCGAAAATCTGGGGCTTTAGGAATCTCAGCAATTTCATCGTGACCGGTGGTGGGACTGGCCTCAAGGAGTACGGGAACCCCTTGGGCGTCGTCAACCTGAGGGAGTGCCCCGTCTTCTCGAAGAGAACCATGGAATACCTCCGTTCTTTACGCGAATTTCTCGAGGAAACACGCCTCAAGCCATGGGATTTAAGCGGGAAAAGCGGGGACATTCACTATCTCCAGGTGAGGGAAGGCAAGTTCACGGGCGAGGTCATGGTGAACCTCATTGCCCACCTGAAGCCTTCGGAAGAAGTTTTGGAGGCTTTCAGGGGCCATTTCTCCTTCGCAGATTCGCTTTACTGGAGCCTGAAGAGGGATACAAGGGACGACCCGCAGGGCGAGGCGGAGCTCGTTGCCGGGGAACCTTACCTGCGCGAGAAAATCGGGGACGTCATCTATCTCATTCACCCCAACAGCTTCTTCCAGACGAACAGCTACGCTTTACCGCTCCTCCTCAGGGCCGTTGAAGGCTTCACGGACGGAGAGAGGGTTCTCGACCTCTATTCAGGCGTCGGCACCTTTGGGGTGTGGCTTGCGAGGAAAGGGTTCGGGGTTGAAGGCCTTGAGCTGAACCCCTTTGCAGTGGGGATGGCGAACAGAAACGCAGAACTCAACGGTGTCGATGCCGTCTTTAGGGTCGGGAAAGCGGAGGAGACGCCGGTAGGGGACTACGATACCGTCATCGTCGACCCGCCGAGGAAGGGGCTGAAGGAAGCGGCCGGGCTTCTCGTGAAAAGCGGCGTTGAGAAAATCATCTACGTCTCCTGCAACCCCAAAGCGTTCAAACTCGACTACGAGAAGCATTTGAAGAGGGCTTACAGAATTGAAAACGCCGTTCTCATCGATATGTTCCCGCACACGCCACACGTGGAGGCCGTTGTGGAGCTCGTGGGGAGGGGATTTTCGGGGACTTGGAGAGAAAGAGCGAGCCCGCGGGTTTAG
- a CDS encoding zinc ribbon domain-containing protein → MVTMEKRQLTCPLCGGTEFQVEEGKLDSKWGFTAHKVRIAICKNCGYVMLFYEGRTIWDFD, encoded by the coding sequence GTGGTAACCATGGAAAAGCGTCAGCTCACGTGTCCCCTCTGCGGTGGGACAGAGTTTCAGGTCGAGGAGGGCAAGCTCGACAGCAAGTGGGGTTTTACAGCCCACAAGGTCAGGATAGCCATCTGCAAGAACTGCGGCTACGTCATGCTCTTCTACGAGGGGAGGACGATATGGGACTTCGACTGA
- a CDS encoding PfkB family carbohydrate kinase: MKCLVAGHVVRDIIRKGGKTLERLGGGAYHSALALSKFCDVEILTSFADLPEEWVNQLESIGKLRVVPSDSTTTYELTYLDGNTRRLKLLDRASPLEELPPKRYDVVLLNPVASEISPDVVTLARERFSLVAADLQGFIRLPDPGPVSYTPVDGSVFRGLSILHSDAVEFSYLRNFSPADVEVLLISDGPREERAFLRGKEHSFRPLPRKVDESTGAGDVFLGSFTGFYLSCPFVQSLKRAVAFTALFLERRSADFAPDEVNELALEVEVKRV; the protein is encoded by the coding sequence ATGAAGTGCCTGGTCGCAGGTCACGTCGTCAGAGACATCATCAGAAAAGGGGGAAAGACCCTCGAACGACTTGGCGGCGGTGCCTACCACTCCGCCCTTGCCCTCTCCAAGTTCTGTGACGTTGAGATACTGACTTCCTTTGCTGACCTGCCTGAGGAATGGGTGAACCAGCTGGAGTCAATAGGAAAGCTCAGGGTTGTTCCATCCGATTCCACAACAACTTACGAGCTCACTTACCTGGACGGGAACACCAGGAGGCTTAAACTCCTCGACAGGGCCTCCCCTTTGGAAGAATTGCCCCCAAAGCGTTATGATGTTGTTCTGCTGAACCCCGTTGCCTCCGAGATTTCTCCCGATGTGGTTACCCTCGCAAGGGAGCGCTTTTCTCTCGTGGCTGCCGACCTTCAGGGGTTCATACGCCTGCCAGACCCCGGACCGGTCAGTTATACGCCCGTAGATGGCTCGGTCTTTAGGGGGCTCTCAATCCTGCACTCAGACGCCGTGGAGTTCAGTTACCTCAGGAACTTCTCCCCGGCGGATGTGGAGGTTCTCCTGATTTCCGATGGCCCCAGGGAGGAACGGGCTTTCTTGCGGGGTAAAGAGCATTCCTTCCGTCCGCTTCCCAGAAAAGTGGACGAATCGACTGGGGCGGGAGACGTTTTTCTGGGCTCTTTTACCGGGTTCTATCTCAGCTGTCCCTTTGTCCAATCACTGAAGAGAGCTGTTGCCTTTACGGCGCTCTTCCTGGAGAGGAGAAGCGCCGACTTTGCCCCGGATGAAGTCAATGAGCTCGCCCTGGAGGTTGAGGTGAAAAGGGTATAA
- a CDS encoding NUDIX domain-containing protein yields MRRDFPEVVDMERHVLIVKAPDGAEIGPFAEEVKRLAEGHGLRAELHRCIGLTVDAVIIYNNGIVLIKRKNEPFKGHYALPGGFVEYGETVEQAVVREAREETGLNIRPIKLVGVYSDPKRDPRGHTVTVAFLCIGEGELKAGDDAGEVFVFPVDEALKLPLAFDHGEILRDALGRDWLEG; encoded by the coding sequence ATGAGAAGGGACTTCCCCGAGGTGGTTGATATGGAAAGACACGTCCTGATCGTCAAGGCACCGGACGGTGCCGAGATAGGGCCCTTCGCCGAGGAAGTTAAGCGGCTTGCCGAGGGGCATGGCTTAAGGGCAGAGCTTCACCGCTGCATTGGTCTCACCGTTGATGCCGTCATAATCTACAACAACGGCATCGTTCTCATTAAAAGAAAGAACGAGCCCTTCAAAGGTCACTATGCCCTCCCCGGGGGCTTCGTGGAGTACGGAGAAACCGTGGAGCAGGCGGTTGTGCGGGAGGCCAGAGAGGAGACAGGTCTGAACATCAGGCCAATTAAGCTGGTTGGGGTTTACTCCGACCCGAAAAGGGACCCCCGGGGACACACAGTTACCGTGGCCTTCCTTTGCATCGGGGAAGGAGAACTGAAGGCCGGTGACGATGCCGGGGAAGTCTTTGTTTTTCCCGTGGATGAGGCTTTGAAGCTCCCCCTGGCCTTTGATCACGGAGAAATTCTGAGGGATGCCCTTGGGAGGGATTGGCTTGAGGGTTGA
- a CDS encoding Mth938-like domain-containing protein, with protein sequence MRVEYPSFGRITVEGDVYGHDIVVYPSGRVERRKKWISKEKHGTSHRLDPEELKEYLTEDFDLLLVGTGMYGKLSLLPESRKLAEGKEVIELPTGEAVKVFSEESGKRRVLAIFHVTC encoded by the coding sequence TTGAGGGTTGAGTACCCATCCTTTGGCAGGATAACCGTGGAAGGAGACGTCTATGGTCACGATATTGTGGTTTATCCAAGCGGGAGAGTTGAGAGGCGGAAGAAGTGGATAAGCAAGGAGAAACACGGTACCAGCCATAGACTTGATCCAGAGGAGCTAAAGGAATACCTTACCGAGGATTTCGACTTGCTGCTCGTTGGAACCGGCATGTACGGGAAGCTTTCCCTTCTCCCCGAGAGCAGAAAGCTGGCTGAGGGGAAGGAGGTCATAGAACTCCCGACTGGCGAAGCGGTGAAGGTTTTCAGCGAGGAGAGCGGGAAGAGAAGGGTTCTGGCGATATTCCACGTCACCTGCTGA
- a CDS encoding 6-pyruvoyl trahydropterin synthase family protein codes for MAFRISERKIGWHKDFDSSHFLALPYESKCLRIHGHTYNVDVEIWGELNENGMIFDFNHLSNLVKLLDHRILVSEEWVSQRGGGKLVIEKNGKRIELPENEAVVLNRPNVTAEYIAEWFAERIAEKAGENVRKIRVRVWEDPRSHAEVTLERA; via the coding sequence ATGGCGTTTAGAATCTCTGAGAGGAAGATAGGCTGGCACAAGGACTTCGACAGCTCCCACTTTCTGGCATTACCCTACGAGAGCAAGTGCCTCCGCATACACGGCCACACCTACAACGTTGACGTGGAAATATGGGGGGAGCTCAACGAGAACGGCATGATATTCGACTTCAACCACCTCAGCAACCTCGTGAAGCTCCTCGACCACAGAATCCTGGTAAGCGAGGAGTGGGTCTCCCAGAGGGGAGGAGGGAAGCTTGTCATCGAGAAGAACGGGAAGAGGATAGAGCTCCCGGAAAACGAGGCAGTCGTCCTCAACAGGCCAAACGTTACTGCGGAGTACATTGCCGAGTGGTTTGCAGAAAGAATAGCCGAGAAGGCCGGGGAAAACGTGAGAAAGATAAGGGTCAGGGTCTGGGAGGACCCGAGGAGCCATGCCGAAGTAACGCTGGAAAGGGCCTGA
- a CDS encoding Na+/H+ antiporter subunit E: protein MSRVHLYLKSRLENVRRRLLYESYEARKLPTWERVAITWLALFIFWLVISGKFSPSHVVTGLAVTFIVALITRDFLTDDIRQTGHLLSKAAYIFFFLVPQYLFIMAFRLLESNLRVVKNVIFMDINPGIVKVKSELHSNTGLTILANSITLTPGTLTLDVDKKLGEAYLYVHWIDVETLDVEKAGIKIKGELEEWLKKISGDTALRCSIPTLHDRAG, encoded by the coding sequence ATGAGCCGCGTTCACCTTTACCTGAAGAGCCGCCTTGAGAATGTCCGGAGGAGGCTTCTCTACGAGAGCTACGAAGCGAGGAAGCTCCCGACCTGGGAAAGGGTTGCCATAACGTGGCTGGCTCTCTTCATCTTCTGGCTCGTCATAAGTGGCAAGTTCTCACCATCCCACGTTGTGACCGGGCTCGCTGTGACTTTCATAGTGGCACTCATCACGAGGGACTTCCTGACGGACGACATAAGGCAAACCGGCCACCTTCTCTCAAAAGCCGCTTATATATTCTTCTTCCTGGTTCCCCAGTACCTCTTTATAATGGCCTTCCGCCTGCTCGAGAGCAACCTCAGGGTTGTCAAAAACGTCATCTTCATGGATATAAACCCGGGGATAGTCAAGGTGAAGTCAGAGTTGCACTCCAACACGGGTCTAACGATTCTGGCGAACTCCATAACGCTAACTCCGGGGACACTGACGCTCGACGTTGATAAGAAGCTCGGCGAGGCCTACCTCTACGTCCACTGGATTGATGTGGAAACCCTTGACGTGGAGAAAGCTGGAATAAAGATAAAGGGGGAGCTGGAGGAATGGCTGAAGAAAATATCTGGTGATACTGCCTTACGCTGTAGCATTCCTACTCTTCACGACCGCGCTGGTTAG
- a CDS encoding monovalent cation/H+ antiporter complex subunit F has protein sequence MILPYAVAFLLFTTALVSYRILLGPTIADRAVALNTATTKAVLIIAMLSLLYDAPYLLDVGIVLLMVNAVGGLIIAKYLEVRA, from the coding sequence GTGATACTGCCTTACGCTGTAGCATTCCTACTCTTCACGACCGCGCTGGTTAGTTACAGAATCCTCCTCGGTCCTACGATAGCTGACAGAGCGGTTGCGCTCAACACAGCCACTACCAAAGCCGTTTTGATAATCGCGATGCTTTCGCTACTCTATGATGCCCCTTACCTCCTCGACGTAGGCATAGTCCTCCTCATGGTGAACGCCGTCGGGGGACTCATCATAGCGAAGTACCTGGAGGTGAGGGCGTGA
- the mnhG gene encoding monovalent cation/H(+) antiporter subunit G, with protein MIEWAFLLFGLFIMLFGTLGLLRFPDVYTRLHATAKCDTGGAISILIALALASDLPLAGKLKFFVIAFMIAMINPMVSHAIARAAYRRGIKPKAVVDMYAWDNS; from the coding sequence GTGATAGAGTGGGCCTTCCTCCTCTTTGGTCTCTTCATCATGCTCTTTGGAACCCTCGGTCTGCTCCGCTTCCCTGATGTCTACACGAGGCTCCACGCCACGGCCAAGTGCGACACGGGAGGGGCCATAAGCATACTCATCGCCCTCGCGCTCGCCTCGGATCTCCCCCTAGCGGGAAAGCTTAAGTTCTTCGTCATAGCATTCATGATAGCCATGATAAATCCAATGGTGAGCCACGCCATAGCGAGGGCAGCTTACAGGAGAGGTATAAAACCGAAAGCGGTGGTGGACATGTATGCCTGGGACAATTCATGA
- a CDS encoding hydrogenase subunit MbhD domain-containing protein, translating to MPGTIHELLLVAIVLLAVSVVEAGELTSSVLRYALLSLAFIIVLIQLRAPDVALSAVVVGAIVTGLFLYTIKEVGE from the coding sequence ATGCCTGGGACAATTCATGAACTCCTCCTCGTCGCGATAGTGCTCCTGGCTGTTTCGGTGGTCGAGGCGGGGGAGCTCACATCCTCGGTCCTACGTTACGCCCTGCTGAGCCTGGCCTTTATCATAGTGCTCATTCAGCTCAGAGCGCCCGACGTTGCCCTCTCCGCCGTTGTAGTCGGGGCGATAGTGACCGGGTTGTTCCTTTACACGATTAAGGAGGTGGGAGAGTGA
- a CDS encoding Na(+)/H(+) antiporter subunit B yields MSLVVRTSTKLVSPFLVTYGAYLTIYSYESPGGGFQAGVIFAVSVILLMTAYGYKRTKKHFPLRTAQLVEASSALFIVAVALAGLAFGGFFLNFLRPYVPGGTIMAFNIGVALKVGTAFVLVFYALSRWVDRD; encoded by the coding sequence ATGAGCCTCGTGGTCAGGACGAGCACAAAGCTCGTTAGCCCCTTCCTCGTCACTTATGGGGCATACCTCACGATTTACAGCTACGAGAGCCCGGGAGGTGGCTTCCAGGCGGGGGTTATCTTCGCGGTAAGCGTGATACTCCTGATGACCGCCTACGGTTATAAGAGAACGAAGAAGCACTTTCCACTCAGGACGGCCCAGCTCGTTGAAGCCTCATCGGCCCTTTTCATTGTGGCGGTGGCTCTAGCTGGACTGGCCTTTGGAGGCTTCTTTCTCAACTTCCTCCGTCCATATGTCCCGGGCGGAACGATCATGGCATTCAACATAGGCGTCGCCCTCAAGGTGGGTACTGCGTTTGTCCTCGTCTTCTACGCACTCTCGAGGTGGGTCGACCGTGATTAA
- a CDS encoding cation:proton antiporter subunit C, translating to MINAEIAGIVVMLIGLYGLISKEEPIKQVISINVVSVGLILFFVGSGYVEGGDFPVMPSNPVDPLPATLMLTTLVVDVAITALALALILRMGRDGR from the coding sequence GTGATTAACGCAGAAATCGCTGGAATAGTCGTCATGCTTATAGGGCTCTACGGTCTCATATCAAAGGAGGAGCCCATAAAACAGGTGATATCAATAAATGTGGTCTCCGTTGGGCTAATTCTCTTCTTCGTTGGTTCCGGCTACGTTGAAGGAGGGGACTTCCCAGTGATGCCCTCCAATCCCGTTGACCCGCTCCCGGCCACGCTGATGCTAACCACTCTGGTCGTTGACGTTGCCATAACTGCCCTAGCGCTTGCCTTAATACTGCGCATGGGGAGGGATGGGCGTTGA
- a CDS encoding proton-conducting transporter transmembrane domain-containing protein yields MIVLLAALPLLFAFLTALTVPLRLEKWARHTFLAGSLLPWIVYLIAPSESQVIGGWDKIGGIEVALDAYSSLLILGELILFSAVALYSLDYFREPKAFTLMLLLHSGLLGSFISRDLFNFYIFMEIASVSSFALVGFAGGRAVRSAYKYLMLSLLTSYFFVLSIGIIYLKTGYLNLALIAESASSSRELSAAVAIAFASLLLKAGIFPLHTWLPDAHSNAPSPVSALLSGAAVKAPAYGMLLLSLHLPVPETLKTALLVVAFSSMLFGVGMALLQKDIKRLLAYHTVSQMGYVLLGIATSNPLGSVYYAFGHALFKGGLFLSAGAMVDRQGTRDLEKLSYRGDAFLMLSTIMLSLAIGGVWPFIGSVGKASLLKELTMGRELFYLAGLGTLASFTKLNYHLLHGKGPNFSFRSLPAFLMALTSLIAGVALGATAKAVDACMLAGGVALFALLKKAGLLGIELKKEEIGPREINTGAALFALLLLALIYLAHL; encoded by the coding sequence TTGATAGTCCTGCTCGCCGCGCTGCCGCTCCTCTTTGCCTTCCTGACCGCTCTAACGGTGCCTCTGCGGCTTGAAAAATGGGCCAGGCATACCTTCCTCGCCGGTTCCCTCTTACCATGGATTGTCTATCTCATAGCTCCCAGCGAGAGCCAGGTCATCGGCGGGTGGGATAAGATAGGGGGGATAGAGGTTGCCCTTGACGCTTACAGCTCCCTCCTCATCCTGGGCGAGCTGATACTCTTCTCGGCCGTTGCCCTCTATTCCCTCGACTACTTCAGGGAACCCAAGGCCTTCACGCTAATGCTCCTCCTCCACTCCGGCCTTCTCGGTTCCTTCATCTCCCGCGACCTCTTCAACTTTTATATATTCATGGAGATCGCCTCTGTATCTTCATTCGCCCTCGTGGGCTTCGCGGGGGGTAGGGCGGTAAGGTCAGCTTACAAGTACCTCATGCTCTCCCTCCTTACCTCCTACTTCTTCGTGCTCTCAATCGGAATAATCTACCTCAAAACGGGCTATCTCAACTTAGCCCTAATAGCTGAAAGCGCCTCGTCCTCGCGGGAACTCAGCGCTGCCGTTGCCATAGCCTTTGCCTCGCTTCTCCTGAAGGCCGGAATCTTTCCGCTCCACACGTGGCTCCCGGATGCACACTCCAATGCCCCCTCCCCGGTCAGTGCGCTCCTCTCAGGTGCTGCAGTTAAAGCTCCAGCCTACGGAATGCTCCTCCTCTCCCTGCACCTTCCCGTGCCAGAAACTCTCAAAACCGCCCTGCTGGTCGTTGCCTTCTCCTCCATGCTCTTCGGTGTTGGAATGGCGCTCCTTCAGAAGGACATCAAGCGTCTTCTGGCGTACCACACAGTCAGCCAGATGGGGTACGTGCTCCTGGGCATCGCCACCTCAAATCCCCTGGGCTCGGTCTACTACGCCTTTGGGCACGCACTCTTCAAGGGGGGCCTCTTCCTTTCGGCCGGTGCGATGGTTGACCGCCAGGGAACCCGCGACCTGGAAAAGCTCTCTTACAGGGGTGATGCATTCCTCATGCTCTCCACGATAATGCTGAGCCTGGCCATAGGAGGTGTGTGGCCCTTCATAGGCTCCGTCGGAAAGGCTTCACTGCTAAAGGAACTTACAATGGGGAGGGAGTTGTTTTACTTAGCTGGCCTTGGAACCCTCGCCTCGTTCACGAAGCTCAACTACCACCTCCTTCACGGCAAAGGCCCCAACTTTTCCTTCCGTTCGCTCCCTGCCTTCCTCATGGCCCTGACGTCCCTGATAGCCGGGGTAGCCCTCGGGGCAACGGCAAAAGCGGTTGATGCCTGCATGCTGGCTGGAGGTGTTGCACTCTTCGCACTCCTCAAAAAAGCTGGCCTGCTCGGGATAGAGCTCAAAAAAGAGGAGATAGGACCGAGGGAGATCAACACCGGCGCGGCGCTCTTTGCTTTACTCTTACTTGCTTTAATCTACCTCGCGCATCTTTAA
- a CDS encoding ACT domain-containing protein: MRHYELVRVKEDGKLELPKDLAYELGLVKGAYFLVEVDTDLKEAHLERVALPGKRLVEVELVVEDRPGVLAKVSGLFGRYGINILFNESEELNELGLAAIVAIIDVSGSRVSLEELERALLELGEVRELKMREVD; the protein is encoded by the coding sequence TTGAGGCACTATGAACTGGTGAGGGTGAAAGAAGACGGAAAGCTTGAGCTTCCTAAGGATCTCGCCTACGAGCTTGGGCTCGTGAAGGGTGCCTACTTTTTGGTGGAGGTGGACACCGATCTCAAGGAGGCTCACCTGGAGAGGGTTGCGCTTCCGGGGAAGAGGCTCGTCGAGGTTGAACTGGTCGTGGAAGACAGGCCAGGAGTCCTGGCAAAGGTGAGCGGGCTCTTCGGGAGGTATGGCATAAACATCCTCTTCAACGAAAGCGAGGAACTGAACGAGCTCGGGCTGGCCGCGATAGTGGCCATAATTGACGTCAGCGGGAGCAGGGTTTCCCTCGAGGAACTTGAAAGGGCCCTACTCGAGCTGGGTGAAGTAAGGGAGTTAAAGATGCGCGAGGTAGATTAA
- a CDS encoding DUF998 domain-containing protein, with protein MRNSHLLAGILAPIVGLGGVFAAIAINRSWWRLTENAISDMGRVGLKYNWVMNASLVLAALLGIYYATWLIKRSRNALERAGIVIFAIGLAFLAAIGIFPEGTSPHHYVSWAFFLTASLGLLIAGAGMGIAGNREILYSTIAIFALAWILALWAMRTFKGVAIPEFIGVIGITAWHYLVMWRVAS; from the coding sequence ATGAGGAACTCCCATCTTTTGGCGGGGATCCTGGCTCCAATTGTAGGGCTGGGCGGGGTGTTCGCGGCCATCGCAATAAACCGCAGCTGGTGGAGGCTCACGGAGAACGCGATAAGCGATATGGGGAGGGTTGGCCTGAAGTACAACTGGGTGATGAACGCTTCCCTGGTTCTGGCCGCGCTTCTCGGCATATACTACGCGACCTGGCTAATCAAGAGGAGCAGAAACGCCCTGGAAAGGGCCGGGATTGTAATCTTTGCCATCGGCCTGGCTTTTCTTGCGGCCATAGGGATCTTCCCGGAGGGGACTTCGCCCCACCACTACGTCAGCTGGGCCTTCTTTCTGACGGCAAGCCTCGGACTGCTCATAGCCGGGGCTGGCATGGGAATTGCTGGGAACAGGGAAATCCTCTACTCCACAATAGCGATATTTGCACTCGCATGGATCCTCGCCCTCTGGGCGATGAGAACCTTCAAAGGGGTCGCCATCCCCGAGTTCATCGGTGTCATTGGGATAACGGCCTGGCACTACCTGGTGATGTGGAGGGTTGCATCTTGA
- a CDS encoding MFS transporter yields the protein MRSYASFSRDAYLIVVYSFFGWLGGNMAGFIVPFYFKSLGMDYSRMGLIFSVSTAAQAALLLFSGSIIVRIGHRRSILLALSLFASGRLIQVFLPGLGFLMVASVLLGVATALEGPALISLLSEEASNENRHYLFSLNSAVGTFGAAFGILLGGFLPGVFSGGSPYRETLLLSTAFIFIQMGLISLVRPIIKREGKRIALRGETAVKILRFSLPNALIGLGAGVTIPYVGLWFNKRFGTGLESIGSLFAIQQFVMGLGMFLLPAVADRMGSVKTIVGFNGGATLLIAGMPFLPTFPLAALVYMVRTVLMNIVNPIWDAFLMRFFSTEERSNALALRDLSWTATFGLGQYLGGLIFDRSLTLPFLITGALYGLSMATFWALFAGEEEGAKS from the coding sequence ATGAGATCCTACGCCTCCTTCAGCCGCGACGCTTATCTAATCGTGGTTTACTCCTTTTTTGGCTGGTTAGGGGGCAATATGGCCGGATTCATAGTCCCCTTTTACTTCAAATCCCTGGGAATGGACTACTCAAGGATGGGCCTCATTTTCTCGGTCTCAACCGCCGCCCAGGCCGCGCTGCTCCTGTTCTCCGGATCCATAATCGTCAGGATCGGGCACAGGCGGAGCATCCTGCTGGCGCTCTCCCTCTTCGCCTCCGGAAGGCTCATCCAGGTTTTCCTGCCCGGGCTGGGATTCTTAATGGTGGCCTCGGTCCTCCTCGGCGTCGCCACGGCCCTCGAGGGGCCAGCCCTGATCTCCCTCCTGAGCGAGGAAGCGAGCAATGAGAACAGACACTACCTCTTTTCCCTTAACTCCGCCGTGGGGACTTTCGGGGCGGCCTTTGGGATCCTCCTGGGTGGTTTCTTACCGGGAGTTTTCAGCGGCGGTTCCCCCTACAGGGAGACGTTGCTCCTCTCCACGGCGTTCATATTCATACAGATGGGCCTAATATCGCTCGTTCGCCCGATAATCAAAAGGGAGGGAAAGAGGATAGCGCTCAGGGGGGAAACTGCCGTAAAGATCCTCAGGTTTTCCCTTCCGAACGCCCTCATCGGCCTTGGCGCGGGGGTGACCATCCCCTACGTGGGCCTGTGGTTTAACAAACGCTTTGGCACCGGCCTTGAGAGCATCGGGAGCCTCTTTGCAATCCAGCAGTTCGTCATGGGGCTCGGGATGTTCCTCCTTCCGGCTGTAGCGGACAGGATGGGGAGCGTGAAGACCATAGTGGGTTTCAACGGGGGTGCAACGCTCCTCATAGCCGGAATGCCCTTCCTCCCGACCTTCCCCCTGGCGGCGCTGGTCTACATGGTCAGGACAGTCCTCATGAACATCGTCAACCCCATATGGGACGCCTTCCTGATGAGGTTCTTCTCAACGGAGGAGCGCTCCAACGCCCTGGCCCTGAGGGATCTCTCATGGACAGCCACCTTCGGGCTCGGCCAGTACCTCGGGGGCCTCATATTCGACCGCTCCCTCACCCTGCCGTTCCTGATAACCGGTGCCCTCTACGGCCTTTCAATGGCAACGTTCTGGGCCCTCTTCGCTGGAGAAGAGGAGGGTGCCAAAAGTTAG
- a CDS encoding diphthine--ammonia ligase — protein sequence MRVAVLYSGGKDSNYALYWALKQGFEVKYLLSMVSEREDSYMYHVPNIHLTELQAKAIGIPLVKGFTRGEKEKEVEDMRAVLEGLKIDGVVSGALASEYQKERVDKVAEDLGLESFAPAWHRDPVSYMRELIGIFDIVMVGTAAYGLDESWLGRRIDEKALGELIRLNEKYGIHIAGEGGEFETFVRDAPFFRARIVFDEVERKWNGCNYSGVLEVKRAHLEPK from the coding sequence ATGCGCGTCGCTGTCCTGTATTCGGGAGGAAAAGATTCCAACTACGCCCTCTACTGGGCGCTCAAGCAGGGGTTTGAGGTTAAGTACCTCCTCAGCATGGTGAGCGAGAGGGAGGACAGCTACATGTACCACGTCCCGAACATCCACCTCACCGAGCTCCAGGCCAAAGCCATCGGGATTCCCCTCGTCAAGGGCTTCACGAGAGGCGAGAAAGAGAAAGAGGTAGAGGACATGAGAGCGGTTCTCGAAGGGTTAAAAATTGATGGCGTCGTTTCAGGGGCCCTGGCGAGCGAGTATCAGAAGGAAAGGGTTGATAAGGTTGCTGAAGACCTCGGCCTGGAGAGCTTCGCCCCGGCCTGGCACCGCGATCCCGTTAGTTACATGCGCGAGCTCATCGGGATTTTTGACATTGTTATGGTCGGCACCGCCGCCTACGGCCTCGACGAAAGCTGGCTCGGGAGGAGAATTGATGAGAAAGCTTTGGGGGAGCTTATCAGACTCAACGAGAAGTATGGAATTCACATAGCCGGGGAAGGCGGGGAATTCGAGACCTTCGTGAGGGATGCCCCCTTCTTCAGGGCGAGGATAGTCTTTGACGAAGTCGAGAGGAAGTGGAACGGGTGCAACTACTCGGGCGTTTTGGAGGTAAAGAGGGCGCACCTGGAGCCCAAGTAA